Proteins co-encoded in one Sulfurovum xiamenensis genomic window:
- a CDS encoding molybdopterin molybdotransferase MoeA: MAFMHFDESMQMIDDLAIKNYKTKQLPLMESQGFILAEDIVADHNSPEFPTSAMDGYAVIHKDLSLGRLHIGSINPAGSDLKEEVVSGMCIKTFTGSLMPHGADTLIPIENVKVDGDEIIIKTEVPQGFSVREPGENYAKGQMLIPKGTKIDFPQIGVMASLNIPQVTVYEKPTVAIISTGSELLELGEEQTSDAQIRSSNNYILEAIVKKYDGVPLQLGCIKDDKETITKNISDALNKADIVVTTGGVSVGDFDFVKDVIYELGCDVVFKGVRVKPGQHIMVARKEDKFIIGLPGFAYSSTVTALLYLVPLIEKLQQGQSAMHRVNATLKEPFIKRAKKAEFTACNVSLEKGRYYVDFEGKKVGSSAILTNMLGNVALLVTSEDDTSKEIGDEVSVLLFG; encoded by the coding sequence ATGGCATTTATGCACTTTGATGAATCAATGCAGATGATAGACGATCTTGCTATCAAAAATTATAAAACAAAACAACTCCCTTTAATGGAATCACAGGGATTTATACTCGCAGAGGATATTGTAGCAGATCATAACTCTCCTGAGTTCCCAACTTCTGCGATGGATGGGTATGCGGTTATCCATAAAGATCTCAGTCTTGGTAGACTACATATCGGAAGCATTAATCCTGCTGGATCTGACTTGAAAGAAGAAGTGGTAAGCGGTATGTGTATCAAGACGTTTACCGGTTCATTGATGCCACATGGTGCTGATACGCTCATCCCGATAGAAAATGTAAAAGTAGATGGTGATGAGATCATCATCAAGACAGAAGTACCACAAGGGTTCTCTGTACGTGAACCGGGAGAGAACTATGCGAAAGGACAGATGCTTATCCCCAAAGGGACGAAAATCGACTTTCCACAGATAGGGGTGATGGCAAGCTTGAATATACCACAAGTCACAGTCTATGAGAAGCCAACAGTGGCGATCATCTCTACAGGGTCAGAGTTACTTGAACTTGGTGAAGAACAGACAAGTGATGCACAGATACGCTCATCCAATAATTATATCCTCGAAGCTATTGTCAAGAAATATGATGGTGTACCTTTGCAGTTAGGGTGTATCAAGGATGATAAAGAGACCATCACAAAAAATATTTCTGATGCATTAAATAAAGCTGATATTGTGGTAACCACTGGTGGTGTGAGTGTAGGTGATTTTGACTTTGTGAAAGATGTCATCTATGAGCTTGGGTGTGATGTTGTGTTTAAAGGTGTACGTGTCAAGCCTGGACAGCATATTATGGTTGCACGTAAAGAGGATAAATTTATCATCGGACTCCCGGGATTTGCATACTCTTCTACTGTGACAGCACTGCTTTATCTTGTACCACTCATTGAGAAGTTGCAGCAAGGTCAGAGTGCGATGCACAGGGTCAATGCAACACTCAAAGAGCCGTTTATCAAACGTGCAAAAAAAGCAGAATTTACTGCATGCAACGTCTCTTTAGAAAAGGGAAGATACTATGTTGACTTTGAAGGTAAAAAAGTAGGATCCTCAGCCATTCTTACTAACATGCTTGGCAATGTAGCACTGCTTGTGACCTCTGAAGATGACACTTCCAAAGAGATAGGTGACGAGGTAAGCGTTTTACTTTTCGGGTAA